In a genomic window of Dyadobacter fermentans DSM 18053:
- a CDS encoding DUF6787 family protein has translation MIEKLKQRWNVRNGWDVLIILIVFACTGFSVLYVKRWLFELVGLDNESPAWVRWAVNILIILPLYQVILLAWGWIWGKFTFFWEFEKRMFSRIGGLFRSKKAETTPE, from the coding sequence ATGATCGAAAAACTGAAACAGCGCTGGAATGTCAGGAACGGGTGGGACGTGCTCATCATCCTCATTGTTTTCGCGTGCACCGGTTTTTCGGTCCTCTACGTAAAACGATGGCTCTTTGAGCTTGTAGGATTGGACAATGAATCGCCTGCCTGGGTGCGCTGGGCGGTCAATATCCTCATCATTCTGCCGCTGTACCAGGTCATTTTGCTTGCCTGGGGCTGGATTTGGGGCAAATTCACGTTTTTCTGGGAGTTCGAAAAGCGGATGTTCAGCAGGATAGGAGGCCTCTTCCGTTCCAAAAAGGCAGAAACCACACCCGAATAA
- a CDS encoding DUF5723 family protein, whose amino-acid sequence MKTSLLTTALFVLTTFHCVVAQQIPGLQFSNYGGLYRATYNPSVLGGPRHKFQVNVLTLGGSIKYRYFRFIGENSFLYPILSAHSTKELYGRSRTMGSLTYKDPIFLTGEIRWPSVSFALGKYHSVAVQLRTRGFVQGRNITSAIDNLYMKRLDTGSTPPITGEAWGDFSLVQQSLTDLSFSYGVQLLDIEGHKFRVGATVKRVFGARVAYLKGNADQYSIGPVNNDPEISQLEVDNLSYESGYSTPNRKARIGSLFDSGKYGSGWGYDLGFSYEIGAVWKGRKEAYNDSPDYLVRLAGSLTDIGSVKYKTSDSRVARGLHSDVVIRQAELETISDRGPEGFMSLFPGDTSTAFAQSVKLPQALNLEADIQVFNGFFLNLAHTSRFKSRSGQPLDMYVPNTFIVTPRFEDEDSGLSFPISFIQGNNRPSIGLAGHFGPVFLGFSNVNGLMKSGGARGSMMYIGFTAWKANRKKDKD is encoded by the coding sequence TTGAAAACCTCATTACTAACCACAGCACTATTCGTCCTGACGACCTTTCATTGCGTTGTCGCTCAACAGATTCCAGGCCTGCAATTCAGTAACTACGGCGGTTTATACCGCGCTACTTACAATCCGTCGGTGCTCGGCGGGCCGCGGCACAAGTTCCAGGTCAATGTGCTCACGCTCGGCGGGAGTATCAAATACCGGTACTTCCGGTTTATTGGTGAAAACTCGTTTTTGTACCCGATACTTTCGGCGCATTCCACGAAGGAGCTCTACGGCCGCTCACGTACGATGGGCTCGCTGACCTACAAGGACCCTATTTTCCTCACAGGAGAAATCCGTTGGCCGTCGGTGTCGTTTGCATTGGGCAAATACCACAGCGTGGCGGTGCAGCTGCGTACGCGCGGATTTGTGCAGGGCCGCAACATCACCTCCGCCATCGATAACCTGTATATGAAAAGGCTGGACACGGGCAGCACACCGCCGATCACGGGTGAAGCCTGGGGCGATTTCAGCCTCGTTCAGCAGAGCCTTACCGACCTTAGCTTCTCATACGGCGTGCAGCTGCTCGATATCGAAGGGCATAAATTCCGTGTTGGGGCAACCGTAAAACGTGTTTTTGGTGCGCGTGTGGCCTATTTGAAAGGCAATGCGGATCAATACAGCATTGGTCCGGTGAATAATGATCCCGAGATCAGCCAGCTGGAAGTCGATAACCTCTCGTACGAAAGCGGTTACAGCACACCCAACCGCAAAGCGCGCATCGGCAGCTTGTTTGATTCGGGGAAATATGGTTCGGGCTGGGGTTACGACCTGGGCTTTTCGTACGAGATAGGTGCCGTGTGGAAAGGCCGCAAGGAAGCCTACAACGACAGCCCCGATTACCTCGTCCGTCTTGCCGGGTCGCTCACGGATATTGGGTCGGTTAAATACAAAACGTCCGATTCGAGAGTGGCCAGAGGCTTGCACAGCGACGTGGTGATCCGCCAGGCGGAGCTGGAAACCATTAGTGACCGCGGTCCCGAGGGCTTTATGAGCCTGTTTCCCGGCGACACGAGCACGGCATTCGCCCAAAGCGTGAAACTGCCGCAGGCGCTCAATCTGGAAGCCGACATACAGGTTTTCAATGGCTTTTTCCTCAATCTGGCGCATACGAGCCGTTTCAAAAGCCGGAGCGGCCAGCCATTAGATATGTATGTGCCCAATACTTTTATCGTCACGCCGCGTTTCGAGGACGAAGATTCCGGCCTTTCGTTCCCGATCTCGTTCATTCAGGGCAACAACCGGCCTTCCATCGGCCTTGCGGGGCATTTTGGGCCGGTATTCCTCGGGTTTAGTAATGTGAATGGCCTGATGAAAAGCGGCGGCGCGCGCGGGAGCATGATGTACATCGGATTCACCGCGTGGAAAGCAAATCGTAAAAAAGACAAGGATTGA
- a CDS encoding CehA/McbA family metallohydrolase, giving the protein MKTSSALLLLAVFLPLMLLGQHDHHAGHPIADDVEPQPLLAQAMRLQEALSFSGNALQTADSEKLKALGRGPFSKQTVAQIQAILDPYCLNVVHINPEGRVKVDRGAAKAALVQGGWTAFLVKIHNEAVITAQFEAVSPNALKPYHSPSFEHRVKKEHELTAGQVANRFLDIQIYAGRPLQPNLSGLKLEYAVVQIYSKDAGQREAEIAYHAGQGSQDIGFRNSTHILFDIKPAVRVNFDVKDADGAATMASFVITDGQEHASGKFKGIYPLPSRRVAAFDEYPDFFFQPQIYRQSGEHVTLPAGKYQVTFTRGPEYIPQTKEITVPAGKAAIDVDFKLKRWIQLSRLGWFSADHHIHAAGCSHYDSPTEGVDPKDMFRQVLGEDLNMAANLAWGPSWYHQKTFFTAKDHPLSGKQTIMRNDVEVSGFPSSHAGHIVLLRIKEDDYPGTTTIDQWPSWTAPVLSWAKSQGGVVGYAHSGWGLQPMEGTDKLPNYVTPKMDGIGANEYIVTVTNGLIDFYSAGDTPAPWELNMYYHTLNCGFKTRLSGETDFPCITDARVGQARSYFKPKKAMDYDGYVEALQLGRSYVSDGKSHIMDFTAGGVEAGTGESLLALKSPGTTKVTAKIAAYLPEKQDATGERIAKLPITEMPYWDIERSRVGKSRTVRAELIFNGVPVDTVEVQADGKVNDVSFSAKLEKSGWLAVRIFPSSHSNPVFVKIGDQPVSEKRSAEWCLAALEQCWKMKEPNIRAEERAAAAEAYEKARKVYRQLIAGAGK; this is encoded by the coding sequence ATGAAAACATCGTCTGCCCTACTCCTTTTAGCAGTTTTCCTGCCACTAATGCTGCTTGGGCAGCACGATCACCATGCGGGACATCCCATTGCAGACGACGTAGAGCCGCAGCCGCTGCTCGCACAGGCGATGCGCTTGCAGGAGGCGCTTTCGTTTTCGGGAAATGCGCTGCAAACCGCTGATTCGGAAAAATTGAAAGCCCTGGGCCGCGGCCCGTTTTCAAAGCAGACGGTAGCTCAAATCCAGGCCATTCTGGACCCCTATTGCCTGAATGTGGTGCACATCAATCCCGAAGGACGCGTGAAGGTCGACCGTGGCGCGGCCAAAGCGGCGCTTGTGCAGGGCGGATGGACGGCTTTTTTGGTTAAAATCCATAACGAAGCAGTCATTACCGCGCAGTTTGAGGCCGTCAGCCCGAATGCGCTCAAACCCTACCATTCGCCATCGTTTGAACACCGGGTCAAAAAGGAGCACGAACTTACCGCAGGCCAGGTCGCAAACCGTTTTCTGGACATTCAGATTTATGCCGGAAGGCCTTTGCAGCCCAATTTGTCGGGTTTAAAGCTCGAATATGCGGTGGTTCAGATCTATTCCAAGGACGCCGGCCAGCGCGAGGCGGAAATCGCATACCATGCCGGCCAGGGTTCGCAGGACATCGGTTTCAGGAATTCTACCCATATTTTGTTTGATATAAAACCTGCGGTCAGGGTCAATTTCGATGTAAAAGATGCCGACGGTGCGGCCACTATGGCATCTTTCGTGATCACCGACGGCCAGGAGCATGCGTCCGGTAAATTCAAGGGCATTTATCCCCTGCCGTCCCGTCGCGTGGCAGCATTTGATGAATATCCCGATTTCTTTTTCCAGCCGCAAATTTACCGCCAGAGCGGCGAGCACGTCACGTTGCCTGCGGGCAAATACCAGGTCACATTCACCCGTGGGCCGGAATACATCCCGCAAACGAAAGAAATTACGGTCCCGGCGGGAAAAGCCGCTATTGACGTCGATTTTAAGCTGAAAAGATGGATTCAGCTATCCAGACTCGGCTGGTTCAGCGCCGATCACCACATTCACGCGGCCGGTTGCAGCCATTACGACAGCCCCACGGAGGGCGTCGATCCGAAAGATATGTTCAGGCAAGTGCTGGGCGAAGACCTCAACATGGCTGCCAACCTCGCATGGGGGCCGAGCTGGTATCACCAGAAGACCTTTTTTACGGCAAAAGATCACCCGCTGTCGGGCAAACAGACGATCATGCGCAACGACGTGGAAGTTTCCGGGTTTCCGTCGTCGCACGCTGGGCATATTGTTTTGTTGAGGATTAAAGAAGACGACTATCCCGGCACGACCACCATCGATCAATGGCCAAGCTGGACGGCTCCCGTTCTTTCGTGGGCCAAATCGCAGGGTGGCGTGGTAGGTTACGCGCATTCGGGATGGGGGTTGCAACCGATGGAAGGCACCGACAAACTGCCCAACTACGTCACGCCCAAAATGGACGGCATCGGGGCCAACGAATACATTGTCACCGTAACCAACGGCCTCATCGACTTTTACAGTGCCGGCGACACGCCCGCGCCCTGGGAGCTGAATATGTACTATCACACGTTGAATTGCGGATTCAAAACGAGGCTCAGCGGCGAAACCGACTTCCCGTGCATTACGGACGCGCGCGTAGGCCAGGCGCGGAGTTATTTTAAGCCCAAAAAGGCGATGGACTACGATGGTTACGTGGAAGCCCTCCAACTGGGCCGAAGCTACGTTTCCGACGGCAAATCGCACATCATGGATTTTACAGCGGGCGGCGTGGAGGCTGGTACGGGTGAAAGCCTGCTGGCATTAAAATCCCCCGGCACGACCAAAGTAACGGCGAAGATAGCCGCCTATTTGCCCGAAAAACAAGACGCCACCGGCGAAAGGATTGCCAAATTACCGATTACCGAAATGCCCTACTGGGATATCGAACGGTCGCGTGTAGGCAAGTCTCGCACGGTGCGCGCGGAATTGATATTCAACGGCGTTCCGGTGGACACGGTGGAGGTGCAGGCTGATGGTAAGGTTAATGACGTCAGTTTCAGCGCTAAGCTTGAAAAATCGGGCTGGCTGGCGGTGCGGATTTTCCCGAGCTCGCATTCAAATCCGGTATTTGTGAAAATCGGCGACCAGCCGGTGTCGGAAAAAAGAAGCGCCGAATGGTGCCTCGCCGCGCTGGAACAATGCTGGAAAATGAAAGAGCCCAACATCCGCGCCGAAGAGCGGGCGGCCGCTGCCGAAGCTTATGAGAAGGCCCGGAAAGTGTATCGCCAGCTTATCGCCGGTGCAGGGAAATAG